The nucleotide window AATCGAAGATTTTTGCAGACTTAACTGCCTTGACATATGTTTGTGTTATTTTAGATTTTAGCTATGGATTATTGAACAGGACCGTATAGTTTTTCTAGCAGTATTCTGAGGTTTCTGATTAGTACAAAATGACAACAGGGCATAGGTTATTCAATCTTCTTCCCTGACTGTGGGGGTTGAGAGAACTATAGAATTCTTAACATTTCGTGCATTTTCCTTGTAAGAAATTCACCAATTAATTGTTCTTTCAAGAAACAAATCACATTACTTTGGCATACATAGTATCATCTTTTGGGTTTTCAATTGTGGTTGAGTCGGAGTATAATTGTATCTCTTTTGTTATCTTATTAACAGGAGAAGGAACGAAACAATATAAATGTGTAGGCAAGCTGGCAACAAAGATTGCGACACTAGATTCTTTTTTGCCCATGAAAATAGAGCTCTTTTCTTTGAGCTACACGAATAAACAACTTGGGTATTGAGTACAATGACCAGTTTTTCATTAAATCCTAAAATAGAAAATATGTAGACAGGCCAGCAAATATAAAAACATATAACTATTACGCCTACCTTCTATACAAGATATTTCAAAAAACATGGCTTTCGACAAAAATGCCTGGCTAATAGACCTGATAAACCAGCATATGTATCTTAGTGTTAATATAAAGCAATTTACAGATGGTCCTAATATGCTTTCCTGGATGGATCCCTATCCCAAATATTGGAGGGGCTCCTTTTGTCAAAAGAGAGCTTAGCACTAAAGCCCTCTAATCCATCATTTAACAAGGAACCACTGAACCTTTGGTACTGTTGCAGCGAATCTGACAAAATTCTTCCACTTTAATTTCCAACATCATAAGCAGGTGTTGCTGACAGTTTACCAGATTCCACGATGAGGTCGCCTTCAAGTATCCGCAGTACCTTCACCACAACATCCAAAGAAACGTGAGAATTCCCCAATATACATGGCAAAATATCAAAGCACGAAGATGCAACGGGCAACAAGATTTGGATCCAAGACTTCACTTGATGAGTTCAGCCTTAAGGTTCTTGGAACTTAACTTGCTTCATATATGAAATTATGGGTCCAGAAGTCAATTCTTTTGAAATTTTAGTGATTTTCCACATGAAAATATATGTTGTGTCAAAAATGCTTGTTAAGTTAAACTTGTTGGTTGCATGCTATATCTGCCATTGCATGCATTCATGTTTGTGAAAAATGAAAACACAAGTTGTACCATTACCTGAGACATGCGAGGTCTGGCCTGAGGATCCCGTCGTATGCACAAAGATGCAGCATGCAACATGCAGTATATTTCATGTTCGGAGTAGCAGTTCTCTAGCCGGGGATCTATTAGCTCATCAACTGCACATTCTTCCAATAATGGACGCGCCTAACACAAATTAATTACAATATCAGCTACACATGAAAGGGGAGGACGCTCTCCTTTATCTCCAAATACATATTTCCTCATGTCAGCAGAAAAATGGCTGCAATTAAGATAACTAAATATATACCCATTCTGTGAGACATTGCTGGCCCTTAGGCCTGGTAAGATCCACCGCCTTGCGTCCTGTAACAAGCTCCACCAGTACCACTCCAAATGAGTAAACATCAGCTTTTTCTGTAATCTGGCCACTTTGAGCATACTCCGGCGCCAAGTACCTAAATTCCACAAATTAGCCGATTGATTCATGACATCAAAACAAACCAAACAACTTTCGAGGCCTACCCAAATGTTCCAATTACTCTCGTCTCAACACCTGTGTCACCATCAGGTTGCCACCTAGCTAAACCAAAGTCTCCAACCTGGAAAAGGAAGAGCGAATAAGAAAATGTAATTTGTGCTCAACCGAGATGTGTAGTTGAAATAGTCCAGTATGCAATGATATTTGGAGACTAATAGTATAATCAAATATAATAGAGACTTCATCACATACTTTTCTATTAGTATCAACTTTTTTCCAATGAGTATTCTAATCAGTGCCTTGACAATGCATAAAATGTATACTCATGAGTAATGTGTATCATTAAACTTTTGAGGAGAAAAGAGATTTCCATACTAGTGGTTCGAAGTCATGGGTTATGAGAATGTTGTTGGGTCTCATATCTCGGTGGACAATGCAGCCCACTCTGCATTCTTCATGAAGATAACGTAAACCTCGGGCAGCACCGACAGCAATCTTTTGACGAGCAGACCATTCCAAAGGATCTCTAGTACGACCTGTGAAAACCAGAAAgtaatttaaatattaaatagaCAAAAGAATCAACCTTGAAGATGAAGGAACATATCACCAAAACCTCTTCATAAACTTTttccatataaattttattaagtgCAACTTTATTTCATACGAGATCAACTTAGATTCagaaagtgaaaaagaaaaatctacCAATTTTGAAATGCTCTGAACATCTAAAAAACATAACTTTGCTGTCAATTAAAATTTGCAAGGTAATCAAATTTGAGAAGCGATGCAAATACATCTTCACCTTGTTTAATTACAAATTAGTAAAGCAAGAAAGTAAGCTAGAAACTAGATAGAGGTCTATTTACTGATTAAAGAAAATATTGTCACATTCATCGGAGCTGTCAAGGACAGAAGCAAAAAATGTGAGTATCACATACCATATAGATGAGAATCTAAAGATCCATTGCATATATATTCGTATACGAGCAGTCTTCTGCTGTCCTCGATACAGAATCCTATCAACATTACAACATTTCGGTGCTGAGCACAACTGAGCACTTCCACTTCCGAGCAAAACTCTTGATCCCCTTGAGAACTTGCCAATTTGTGTTGCTTAACAGCAACAACCTGACCATCCGGAAGGACTCCTCTATGAACAGATCCGTATCCTCCCTCAGCCAAAAAATTGGCTTGAGAAAATCCTCCTGTTGCAAGCTCCAGTTCAGCGTAAGCGAACCACCTAGGAGGTTTTCCGAATACAGGCGCCTTGTGTTGACAAATTGAGCACAAGGGAGGAGGGCCAAGAGGTGCACTTCTAGATAGCGAAACTGCTTCTCTCACATTACCACTGTACTCCAAATCAGATCTGCAACTCGGGGATCCAAAATCACCTTCATCATCAAGCTTACTAAACTTCCGCAGCAATGCCTTATTTGTGGAATCTTGTGGCCTGTCATGAGTTCTCAACGAGCTCTTCCCTTTGATTTGCGAGAGTTCAGAATGTGAAGTGATCATATCCACCATCCATGGTTGGAACCTTAAACTTGATGACGCAGATAAATTTTCACTCTCACTCTCTGAACTCGATTCATCTACATCTTGATCTTCCTTAGCAGCCGACAAATCTGCTTTCTTCATATCCCTATTTACTTCAGCGACAAAAAATGGTGAAGTTCCAGGATCAGAGCTTGAAACGGATGAAGTACCAGCTTCAGTTGTACTGAACATCTCTGGGCTACTTGTTGGAGTTACTAGTGGACCTCGAGAGGAATCCAACGAATCCTTTTTGTTCGATTCTTTTCCACATGTTTGAGTTTGCTCAGAAGATAACGTGCCTATCACATCAGGTTCCTTTTTAGGTGAGCCAACTAAATTTAAGCGGAGAACTTTTGGTTGAGATCGCTTCATGACTACAATATTGCACTGCAACTCTTCCATACAGCGTTTCTTCTCGTGCTTGAGATGTCTAGAGAAATTCAGACAATAATAAGCAAGCAAATTTAATAAAGCTTGAAAATATAACATCACTGTAACAAGGCATCAGACTCTAAAAACTTGCTAAACATTACTTGTCCAAAACGACCCAACTAGCTTGAGTCTTCTTTGCCTCTGCAGCCACAGCTCCATGTGGTGAACCAGAAACAATTTTAATCTTGACATTTATCTGGAGGAAAACAGGAAGAACCAAATGTTTAGTACCAAATGTTGTAATGATGTCTCAACAGTGGAGATAAAGAATTTGTATGCCTTGCCTTGTTGGGATCATAAACATCATGGAGCTGAAGGATCATCTGGGAGCAATAATCTGTTATGTCGGATTTGTGCTCGGAACTACTTCCAGAGTGCAACTTCCAGTGGCCACTGGCACAATCTCCAGCAAACCTAGGGAAACCCCATAGCTTCCTACCTACAAAATATTGCAAAACTCTTACAAAAAGGTACTTTTCACAAGACATTTTTTTGTGCTAGCACAAAAACATCATCAAATGAAAACAACAATATAACAAGTGGACAAAGTTAATAAATGAAAAACCCCATCAGAAAGCAGTAAAGCAAAAACATGAAACAGAATAAGTATCAATGAAATAATTAGTATTGCGTGAAGTAATTCCCACTCTTAGAATTGCCAGTGGAAGCTtatctatgaaaattttcaggaAAAGAGAATACATTGGTGATACCCTTAAAAAATTTAAGGTTCACTCAAACAAGAATACCATAATGTCAACGATAAGCGAGCAGAAACA belongs to Nicotiana tabacum cultivar K326 chromosome 6, ASM71507v2, whole genome shotgun sequence and includes:
- the LOC107818001 gene encoding inactive protein kinase SELMODRAFT_444075, translating into MSKEMKKGKQDMSCDAAEKMMVAVKASKEIPKTALVWALTHVVQPGDCITLLVVVPSQSSGRKLWGFPRFAGDCASGHWKLHSGSSSEHKSDITDYCSQMILQLHDVYDPNKINVKIKIVSGSPHGAVAAEAKKTQASWVVLDKHLKHEKKRCMEELQCNIVVMKRSQPKVLRLNLVGSPKKEPDVIGTLSSEQTQTCGKESNKKDSLDSSRGPLVTPTSSPEMFSTTEAGTSSVSSSDPGTSPFFVAEVNRDMKKADLSAAKEDQDVDESSSESESENLSASSSLRFQPWMVDMITSHSELSQIKGKSSLRTHDRPQDSTNKALLRKFSKLDDEGDFGSPSCRSDLEYSGNVREAVSLSRSAPLGPPPLCSICQHKAPVFGKPPRWFAYAELELATGGFSQANFLAEGGYGSVHRGVLPDGQVVAVKQHKLASSQGDQEFCSEVEVLSCAQHRNVVMLIGFCIEDSRRLLVYEYICNGSLDSHLYGRTRDPLEWSARQKIAVGAARGLRYLHEECRVGCIVHRDMRPNNILITHDFEPLVGDFGLARWQPDGDTGVETRVIGTFGYLAPEYAQSGQITEKADVYSFGVVLVELVTGRKAVDLTRPKGQQCLTEWARPLLEECAVDELIDPRLENCYSEHEIYCMLHAASLCIRRDPQARPRMSQVLRILEGDLIVESGKLSATPAYDVGN